Below is a genomic region from Streptomyces sp. RPA4-2.
GGCCCGTTGGGCGGCCTTCGCGCCGAGTCCGTGGAGTTCGGCGTTGGCGACGACGAACTCGCGGCCGGTGAGGAAGTCGTACATCGCCTCGCGCTCGGGGACGATGCCGATGTGCTTGTAGATCTCCTCGTTGCGCCAGACCTGTCGGCCGTCGAGGGTGACGGTGCCCGTGGAGGGGGCGAGGAAGCCGCCCATCATGTTGATGAGGGTGGACTTCCCGGCGCCGTTCGGGCCGAGCAGGCCGGTGACGCCGGGGCCGATCGTCATCGTGATGTCGTTGACCGCCACCACGTTGCCGAACCAGCGGGAGACGTGGTCGATGTTGAGCGTGGTCACAGCCCGACCTTTCGGTAGCGGCGCATCAGGAGGCCGTAGCAGCCGGCGATGAGGCCCAGGACGACGACGAGGTAGACGACACCCTGGCCGGCCGAGGGGCCCTCCCCGCCGGGGAAGGCGGAGGTGGCGCCTAGGAAGGCCGTCTGCACACCGTCGATGAGGGTGATCGGCGAGAAGAGACCGAGCCACGGGACCGCTCCCGTGCTGGACTGGTTGAAGGCGATCGCCTGGACGGTGGAGACCGCCCCGTAGGAGATGGTCAGGGCGGCGATGACGGCCGCGATGCCGAAGCCGCGGCGCGGGGTGATCGCCGAGATGACCAGGCCGATGCCGGCGAAGAGCACCGAGAGCAGTGCGACCGAGACGAGTCCCTGTCCGAAGCCCTTGGACTGGTCGGCGAAGTCGAGCTTCGCCAGCAGCGCCCCTACGTAGAGCACGATCAGCGGCGCGGCGGTGAGCACGAACAGCGCCGAGGCGAGCGCCGCGTACTTGGCGCGTACGTAGTCGACGGTCTCGATGGGACGCGAGAAGTACAGCGGTACGGTCTTGAAGCGCAGGTCGCGCGAGACGGACTGCGGTCCCTGGGAGGCGACGTACAGGCCGATGACGGCCTGCATGATGATCGCGTAGCGGGTGTAGTCGACGGGCAGGTCCTTCGCCTTGGTGGCGACCGCGACCGCCACCATGATGAGCGCGGGCACGCACATCACCACGAAGAGCAGCATCGGCAGCACCTTGGACTTGACCGAGCGACCGAGTCCGTAGGAGCCGCGCAGCGACTGCGAGTACAGGGAGCGGCGGGCGTACGCGCGGCCCAGGCGGGGGCCGTCGTAGTGGCGGTAGCCGATGTTGTGGATCCGGGTCTGCTCGCCGTTCTGGGCGAGGGGCTGCTCAACCGCCATGGCCGACCGCCTCCTTCCGCTGCTCGTCGCTTTCCGCGCCGTTGTCCTTGAAGACCTCGGCGATGTGGTGCCTGCGCTGCTCCATGCGGACCAGGCCGAGGCCGAGGTCGGCGACGACGTCGCGGACGAGGTCGTAGGTGTCCTCCCCCTCGGCGGTCAGCAGCAGGACGTGTCCCGCGCCGGGCAGCCCGCTGCCGTCGTGCGTCTCCACCCCGCGCGCCCGGAGCACGTCGCGCACCGCGCGGGTGCCGTCCGGGTGCTCGTCGGTGTCGGTGACCTCGATGGCGAGGGTCGTCGTGTTCTGGGTGAAGTCCGTGGTGGAGCTGGACCGCAGCAGCTTGCCGCCGTCGACGACCACGACGTGGTCGCAGGTCCGCTCCAGTTCGCCCAGCAGGTGGGAGGTGACCAGGACCGAGATCCCGAAGTCGGTGTGGATACGGCGGATCAGACCGAGCATCTCGTCGCGGCCGACCGGGTCGAGGCCGTTGGTCGGCTCGTCGAGGAAGACCAGCTGGGGGTCGTGGACGAGGGCCTGCGCGAGCTTGACGCGCTGCTTCATGCCCGTCGAGTAGCCACCGATGGGGCGGTAGCGCTCCTCGTAGAGGCCGACATGGCGCAGGGTGTCCGCGGTGCGTTCGCGGGCGGCAGCGGGCGGGAGCCCGGACATGCGCGCCATGTGCACGACGAACTCGGTGGCCGAGACGTCGGGGGGCAGGCAGTCGTGCTCCGGCATGTACCCGACCCGCTCACGGATGGCGCCGCCCTCGGTGGCGACGTCGAGGCCGAGCACCCGGGCGCGGCCCTCGGTGGCGGGGGAGAGACCCAGGAGGATCTTGATCAGTGTGGACTTGCCGGCTCCGTTGGCTCCGACGAGTCCGGTCACACCGGGTCCGACGTCCACGGAGAGCCGGTCAAGAGCGGTCACCCGTGGGTACCGCTTGCTCAGGCTTTCGGTCGCGATCACAGTCACGTTGTCGAAGGTAGTGGCGCACACCACAGGGGTCGTCAACCCGTGGAGCTGTATCGGCGTCCCTCTGGGGTCGTACGAGCCCGTAGGGGTCCCCCTGAGGTCGAACAACCGGTGGGGGTGTCATCCCCATCGGGCCGGTCGTCCACAGGCGTCAGACGGTCCTATTGACCCAGCCTCTAACAACTGTCACATTCACCAGTGTCAAGTTACGGGCACGTACCGCAGTCGATGGGGACAAGGTGGGACGGTGGCATGACGACGGCAGTGGCGGGCGGACTCTCGGCGGAGCTGCGGGGGTTCCGGGAGGTCCAGCGTCTCGCTTACGACTGCGCGGAAGCGGTCGCCGCGCAGCTGAGGCCGGGCGTGACCGAGCGCGAGGCGGCGCGCATGCAGCGCGACTGGCTGCGCGAGCGCGGGGTGCGTGACTGGTTCCACCTGCCCTTCGCCTGGTTCGGGGACCGCACGGCGTTCGTGGGCTTCCGCGTCCCGCCGCAGTTCTTCCCCACCGGCCGGCGTCTGGAGCCGGGGATGCCGTTCATCCTCGATCTGGCCCCGGTCCACGGGGGTTTCACGGCGGACGTCGGATACTCGGGCTCGTTGGGTCTCAACCCCCTGCAGGACAGGCTGCTCGCCGACCTGGAGGCGCACCGCGAGCTGATCCTGCGCGAGGTCCGCGAGCGCAGACCGCTGCGCGAGATCTACCAGGACGTGGACCGGCTCATGGTCCGCCAGGGATACGCGAACCGGCACCGCGCGTACCCGTTCGGGGTGATCGCGCACAAGGTCGACCGGGTGAAGGAGCGCTCCTGGTCGCCCCGGCTGTTCGGATTCGGCACGCAGTCCCTGAAGGGGCTCGCGGCCGACGCGCTCCACGGACACCGCGACGGCTGGTCGCCGCTGTGGTCGCCGTACCGGTTCTCCGACCACCCGCCCCGACTGGGGCTGTGGGCGGTCGAACCGCACCTCGGATTCCGGGGCACGGGTGCGAAGTTCGAGGAGATCCTGGTCGTCACCGACTCCAGGGATCCGGAACAGAGCGCCTTCTGGCTGGACGACGATCTGCCGCACGTGCGGCGCTGGGCGGAGGAGAAGTGAGTCTCGACGGAGCGCGCGAGCGCCGGGTGCGGACGGGCGGAATCGAGCTGTGCGTCGCCGAGCTGGGCGACCCGGCACAGCCGACGGTGGTGCTCGTGCACGGCTATCCGGACTCCAAGGAGGTGTGGTCCGAGGTCGCGTCGCGCCTCGCCGAGCGCTTTCACGTCGTGCTGTACGACGTCCGCGGACACGGCGCTTCGACGGCCCCGCGGCCGCTGCGGGGCGGGTTCACGCTGGAGAAGCTGACGGACGACTTCCTGGCCGTCGTGGACGCGGTCAGCCCGGACCGGCCGGTGCACCTGGTGGGGCACGACTGGGGTTCGGTGCAGTCCTGGGAGTTCGTCACGGTCGCGCGCACGGAGGGCCGGATCGCCTCCTTCACCTCGATGTCGGGGCCGTCCCTGGACCACTTCGGGCACTGGATCAAGCAGCGGGTCAGGCGCCCCACTCCGCGCAGGGTGGGCCAGCTCCTCGGCCAGGGCGCGAAGTCCTGGTACGTGTACCTGTTGCACACCCCTGTGCTGCCCGAGCTCGCCTGGCGCGGTCCCCTCGGCAGGCGGTGGCCGGGGATCCTGCGGCGGATCGAGCGGGTTCCCCCGGGCGACTACCCGACCCCGTCGCTGCCCGCGGACGCGGCGCACGGCGCCTGGCTGTACCGCGACAACGTCCGGGCCCGGCTGAGCCGGCCACGCCCGGACGCCTACGCGCATGTGCCGGTCCAGCTCATCACGCCGCTGGGGGACGCGTTCCTCTCCGAGCGGCTCTACGACGAGCTGGAGCGGTGGGCCCCGGAGCTGGTGCGCCGCACGCTCCCGGCCAAGCACTGGATTCCGCGCACCCGGCCCGATCAGGTGGCCGCCTGGATCACCGAGTTCGTGCACACCAACGAGGACGGGGTGCCCGTGCGGGACACCGTGGCCACCGGCAGGTACGCGGAGCGCTTCGGCGGGCAGCTGGTGCTGGTCACCGGTGCGGGCAGCGGCATCGGCCGGGCCACCGCGTTCGCGTTCGCCGAGGCCGGCGCGCGCGTGGTGGCCGTCGACCGGGACGCCGAGGGCGCCGCGCGCACGGCCGAGATGTCCCGGCTGATCGGCTCCCCGGACGCCTGGGCCGAGACGGTCGACGTCTCGGACGAGCAGGCCATGGAGAAGCTCGCCGAGAAGGTCGCCGGCGAGTACGGCGTGGTGGACGTGCTGGTGAACAACGCGGGGATCGGACTGTCGGGGTCCTTCTTCGACACGACCCCGGAGGACTGGAAGAAGGTCCTCGACGCCAACCTGTGGGGCGTCATCCACGGCTGCCGGCTCTTCGGGAAGCAGATGGCCGACCGCGGCCAGGGCGGTCACATCGTCAACACCGCGTCGGCGGCGGCGTACCAGCCCTCGAAGGCGCTGCCCGCCTACAGCACCTCCAAGGCGGCCGTCCTGATGCTCAGCGAGTGCCTGCGCGCGGAGCTGGCCGGCCAGGGCATCGGGGTCTCCGCGATCTGCCCCGGCTTCGTCAACACGAACATCACCTCGACGGCGCACTTCGCGGGGGTCGACGCCACCGAGGAGAAGCGCCGGCAGAAGAGGGCGGCGCGGCTCTACGGACTGCGCAACTACCCGCCGGAGAAGGTGGCCGACGCGATCCTGCGCGCGGTGGTCCGCAACCAGGCGGTCGTTCCCGTCACCCCGGAGGCGCGCGGCGCCCGCCTGATGGCGCGCTTCACTCCGAGGGCGCTGCGCGCGGTCGCGCGAATGGAGCCGCCGCTGTGAGCGAGCGGCACACGATCACCCCGCGCCGGGTCTCCTTCGACTGGGAGCGGACCCCGCTGCACTGGATACCGGACGAGCCGACCGCCACCCACGTCGTCAATGTGCTGCACCTGCTGCTGCCGGCCGGGGAGCGGTGGTTCGTGAAGGTCCTCAAGGAGGGGCTGCCGCTGATCGGGGACCCCGAACTCCTGCGGGACGTCAAGGGGTTCATGGGGCAGGAGGCGACGCACAGCGTGCAGCACGCGTACGTCCTCGACCACCTGGCGGCCCAGCATCTCGACACGGGGGACTTCACCCGGCACGTCGACTTCCTCTTCGAGAAGGTGCTCGGTGAGCGCCCGCCCCTGGCCGTGCCGCTGCCCGACCGGGAGTGGCTGCGCTTCCGGCTGTCGGTGGTCGCCGCGATCGAACAGTTCACGGCGGTGCTCGGCGACTGGGTGCTGGCCGCCGAGGGCCTGGACCGTGCCGGGTCCGACGAGGTCATGCTCGACCTGCTGCGGTGGCACGGCGCGGAGGAGGTGGAGCACCGCGCGGTCGCCTTCGACATGTACCAGCACTGCGGCGGCGAGGGCCTGCCCCGGTATGCCCGCCGGATCGCGGGCATGGCGGTCACGGCGCCGATGATGCTCTACCTCTGGGCATGGGGCGCCGCCTATCTCGTACGTCACGACCCGCAGCTCGCGGGGCGGGCGCGGTATTCGCTCGCGGCCCACAACAGGGCGGTGCGCAAGGGTCTGTTGCCCACCTGGAAGGAGCTCGGCGCGGCCGTACCGCGCTATCTGCGGCGGTCGTACCATCCCTCGCAGGAGGGCTCGCTGCGCAGGGCCGTCGAGTATCTGGCGCAATCGCCCGCGGCGCGGGCGGCGGCGGGGGCGATCGGGCGCGCGGCCGTCTCGTGACGGCCCGGGGGCCGGGAAGGCAGGGAGCGGTGAGCGACGAGCCGGCCGGTGCCGTGTACCGCATCGAGGACCTGGCGCACCACAGCGGCGCCACGGTCCGGACGATCCGTGCCTACCAGGACCGCGGGCTGCTCCCCCGCCCCGAGCGGCGGGGCCGCGCCAACGTGTACGCGGACGCGCATCTGGCCCGGCTGCGGCAGATCGCCGACCTCCTGGACCGCGGCTACACCCTGGCGTCCATCAAGGAGCTCCTGGAGGCGTGGGACACCGGCCGGGGTCTGGGCGGGATCCTCGGGCTGGTCGCGGAGGTCGACGGACCGTGGACCGACGAGCGGGCGGTGCGGATCTCCCGGGCCGAGCTGGACGAGCGCTTCGGGGGGCGGCCGGACGACGCGGCGGTGGCGGACGCCGTGGAGCTGGGTGTACTGGAGCGGATGCCCGGCAGCGAGGACTCGTTCCTCGTCCCGAGTCCCCAAGAGCTGTCCGTGGCGGTCGAGTTGTATGCGGCGGGAGTTCCGCTGTCCGCGATCTCCGGTCATCTGCGGGAGTTGAGGGTCAAGGTCGAGCACATCGCTTCACGTTTCCTGGAGTTCACGACCGAGCACGTCTTCGCGCGCTATCTCGGCGAGCATCCGCCGACCGATGCCGAGGCGGCCGAGGCGGCCTCGCTCGTACGTCGGCTGCGGCCGCTCGCGCAGCAGACCGTGGACGCCGAACTGGCGCGGGCCATGCGCTTGTTCGCCACCCGACAGCTGCGTGAGCACTTCGGCCCGGAGCAGCCCCCGGAGCAGCGGGAGGAGACGTGTCCCGTGGAGTTGCCGGTCACCACAACGCGGGCCGTGGAGCGCCTGGTTGGTACGGAACAGGTCGCGGCCTTCGTCGCGGCGGCGGCCGAACGGGAGCTTCAGGCAAGGACGTTGGATCGACTCGCCACAAACCATGCCGCAAGTACCATGATTGACGAAACCCCCTAAAGTGGCGTCCAGTTGTCCACAGATTCGTCAATTCCCCTGTGGATAACCACACTTGGCTGTGGATCAAACCTCCGAACCAAAATCAAATGCGTGATCAGTGTCTCGCCAGGCACCCTGGTCGGATGAACGAAGAGATGAAGGTAGGAATGGATGAAAGACGCACCGTGAAGGTGTCGAAATACCTCTCGAAGCATCTGCGGCATCAGCCCGAGCGGATCGGGCTCACGCTCGGCGAGGGAGGCTGGGTCGAGATCGACACGCTGATCACGGCGGCCGCGTCGCACGGATTCCGGTTCAGCCGCGCGGAGCTCGACCACGTGGTGGCCACGAACGACAAACGGCGCTTCGCCGTGGAGGGCACCCGCATCCGCGCCAGCCAGGGCCACTCCGTCGAGGTCGACCTGGGGCTGCCCGCCGCGACCCCGCCGTCGCACCTCTACCACGGGACCGTGGCGCGCAACCTGGACGCGATCCGCGCCGAGGGCCTGCGGCCCATGAACCGGCACGACGTCCACCTGTCGCCGGACCGGGAGACCGCCACCCGGGTCGGCGCCCGCCGCGGGCGGCCGGTCGTGCTCGGCGTGGACGCCGGCGCCATGCACCGCGACGGCCATGTCTTCCGGGTCAGCGCGAACGGTGTGTGGCTCACCGAGGCCGTACCCCCGGCGTATCTGCGGTTCCCCGGCCCGCACTGAACGGGGACCGCCCCCGGAGTGATCACACGGCGGCAGCCCACCGCCCCCTCCGGCCGGCCACGCGACCGCGGTCGGCCCTCCTTCGCCCGGCCCGCGCCCGGCCCCACGGCACACCGGCCGCCCGCACCTCCACGGCTATACTCACGGCCGCATTCGACATGGTGAGAGGAAGTCCAGGTGACGGGTCCGACTGCGCTGAACTCGGTGATCGACGGCAAGGAGGTCCCCGGAAGCGGTGTCACCTACGCCTCCCGCAACCCGGCGCGCCTGAGCGACGTGGTCGCCGAGGTCGGGCTGGCCGACGCGGGACAGCTGCGGGACGCCTGTGCGGCGGCGCGGCGGGCACAGCGCGAGTGGGCGCGGGTACCGGCCCCGGTGCGCGGACAGGTGGTGGGGGCGTTCGGCCGACTCGTGGAGGCGAACAAGGAGAGCCTCGCCCGACTGGTCACCCGCGAGGTGGGCAAGCCGTACGCCGAGGCCCTGGGCGAGGTCCAGGAGATCATCGACACCTGTGACTTCTTCCTCGGCGAGGGCCGGCGCCTGTACGGGCAGACGGTTCCGTCCGAGATGGCCGACAAGCAGCTGTTCACCTACCGGATGCCCGTCGGGGTCGCGGTCATCGTGACCGCGGGGAACTTCCCGGTGGCGGTTCCGGCGTGGTACCTGGCCCCGGCCCTGCTGTGCGGCAATGCGGTGGTGTGGAAGCCCGCCGAGTACGCCGCGGCGACCGCGCGCGCCCTGGCCGAACTCGCCTGGCGGGCGGGTGTGCCGGCCGGAGTCCTCAACCTGGTCTACGCCGACGGCGAGACGACGTTCGAGGGGCTGGGCACCGCGCTGGAGGACGGCCTGGTGGACAAGGTCGGGTTCACGGGCTCGACCCTGGTCGGCCGGCGGATCGGCGAGCTGTGCGGCCGGCACCTGCAGACGCCGTGCCTCGAACTGGGCGGCAAGAACCCGATGGTCATCGCGCCCGACGCGGATCTGGACCTGGCCGTGGAGGCCGCGCTGTTCTCCGGGTACGGCACGGCGGGACAGCGCTGCACCTCGCTGGGCACCGTCATCGCGCACGAAGAGGTGCACGACGAGTTCCTGCGCCGGTTCACCGAGGCGGTGCGGGACGCACCGGTGGGTGACCCGGCATCCTCCGCCGTCGTCTACGGCCCGCTGCTGGACGAGAAGTTCGCGCACTCCTACGAGACCGCGCTGAGCTGGATCGACGCCCACCACACGGTGCTCGGATCGAGCGCCGTCGGCAGGATCACGGCCGAGTCGCCCAGGGCCGGGTTCGTCGGTGACCCGTCGGACGGCCTGTACTACCACCCGGTACTGGTGGACGGTGTCCGCCCCACGGACAAGATCTTCCTGGAGGAGACGTTCGGTCCCCTCGTCGGGGTCACGACCTACCGGACGCTCGACGAGGCGATCGAGCTCGCCAACGCTCCGGGCTACGGACTCTCCGCCGCGGTCTGGACCCGTGACCCGGCCACCGCGTTCCGCTTCCGGCAGGGAATCGGCGCCGGGATGGTCAGCGTGAACAACTCCACCTCCGGTGCCGAGGCCCACCTTCCGTTCGGAGGCAACGGCAAGTCCGGGAACGGCAGTCGCCAGTCCGGTGTCT
It encodes:
- a CDS encoding ABC transporter permease is translated as MAVEQPLAQNGEQTRIHNIGYRHYDGPRLGRAYARRSLYSQSLRGSYGLGRSVKSKVLPMLLFVVMCVPALIMVAVAVATKAKDLPVDYTRYAIIMQAVIGLYVASQGPQSVSRDLRFKTVPLYFSRPIETVDYVRAKYAALASALFVLTAAPLIVLYVGALLAKLDFADQSKGFGQGLVSVALLSVLFAGIGLVISAITPRRGFGIAAVIAALTISYGAVSTVQAIAFNQSSTGAVPWLGLFSPITLIDGVQTAFLGATSAFPGGEGPSAGQGVVYLVVVLGLIAGCYGLLMRRYRKVGL
- a CDS encoding ABC transporter ATP-binding protein, with product MIATESLSKRYPRVTALDRLSVDVGPGVTGLVGANGAGKSTLIKILLGLSPATEGRARVLGLDVATEGGAIRERVGYMPEHDCLPPDVSATEFVVHMARMSGLPPAAARERTADTLRHVGLYEERYRPIGGYSTGMKQRVKLAQALVHDPQLVFLDEPTNGLDPVGRDEMLGLIRRIHTDFGISVLVTSHLLGELERTCDHVVVVDGGKLLRSSSTTDFTQNTTTLAIEVTDTDEHPDGTRAVRDVLRARGVETHDGSGLPGAGHVLLLTAEGEDTYDLVRDVVADLGLGLVRMEQRRHHIAEVFKDNGAESDEQRKEAVGHGG
- a CDS encoding SDR family oxidoreductase yields the protein MSLDGARERRVRTGGIELCVAELGDPAQPTVVLVHGYPDSKEVWSEVASRLAERFHVVLYDVRGHGASTAPRPLRGGFTLEKLTDDFLAVVDAVSPDRPVHLVGHDWGSVQSWEFVTVARTEGRIASFTSMSGPSLDHFGHWIKQRVRRPTPRRVGQLLGQGAKSWYVYLLHTPVLPELAWRGPLGRRWPGILRRIERVPPGDYPTPSLPADAAHGAWLYRDNVRARLSRPRPDAYAHVPVQLITPLGDAFLSERLYDELERWAPELVRRTLPAKHWIPRTRPDQVAAWITEFVHTNEDGVPVRDTVATGRYAERFGGQLVLVTGAGSGIGRATAFAFAEAGARVVAVDRDAEGAARTAEMSRLIGSPDAWAETVDVSDEQAMEKLAEKVAGEYGVVDVLVNNAGIGLSGSFFDTTPEDWKKVLDANLWGVIHGCRLFGKQMADRGQGGHIVNTASAAAYQPSKALPAYSTSKAAVLMLSECLRAELAGQGIGVSAICPGFVNTNITSTAHFAGVDATEEKRRQKRAARLYGLRNYPPEKVADAILRAVVRNQAVVPVTPEARGARLMARFTPRALRAVARMEPPL
- a CDS encoding aldehyde dehydrogenase family protein, whose product is MTGPTALNSVIDGKEVPGSGVTYASRNPARLSDVVAEVGLADAGQLRDACAAARRAQREWARVPAPVRGQVVGAFGRLVEANKESLARLVTREVGKPYAEALGEVQEIIDTCDFFLGEGRRLYGQTVPSEMADKQLFTYRMPVGVAVIVTAGNFPVAVPAWYLAPALLCGNAVVWKPAEYAAATARALAELAWRAGVPAGVLNLVYADGETTFEGLGTALEDGLVDKVGFTGSTLVGRRIGELCGRHLQTPCLELGGKNPMVIAPDADLDLAVEAALFSGYGTAGQRCTSLGTVIAHEEVHDEFLRRFTEAVRDAPVGDPASSAVVYGPLLDEKFAHSYETALSWIDAHHTVLGSSAVGRITAESPRAGFVGDPSDGLYYHPVLVDGVRPTDKIFLEETFGPLVGVTTYRTLDEAIELANAPGYGLSAAVWTRDPATAFRFRQGIGAGMVSVNNSTSGAEAHLPFGGNGKSGNGSRQSGVWVLDQFTRWQSVNWDFSGTLQKAQMDVTTVESDLDYRLPAAWIDEA
- a CDS encoding metal-dependent hydrolase: MSERHTITPRRVSFDWERTPLHWIPDEPTATHVVNVLHLLLPAGERWFVKVLKEGLPLIGDPELLRDVKGFMGQEATHSVQHAYVLDHLAAQHLDTGDFTRHVDFLFEKVLGERPPLAVPLPDREWLRFRLSVVAAIEQFTAVLGDWVLAAEGLDRAGSDEVMLDLLRWHGAEEVEHRAVAFDMYQHCGGEGLPRYARRIAGMAVTAPMMLYLWAWGAAYLVRHDPQLAGRARYSLAAHNRAVRKGLLPTWKELGAAVPRYLRRSYHPSQEGSLRRAVEYLAQSPAARAAAGAIGRAAVS
- a CDS encoding RNA 2'-phosphotransferase, yielding MDERRTVKVSKYLSKHLRHQPERIGLTLGEGGWVEIDTLITAAASHGFRFSRAELDHVVATNDKRRFAVEGTRIRASQGHSVEVDLGLPAATPPSHLYHGTVARNLDAIRAEGLRPMNRHDVHLSPDRETATRVGARRGRPVVLGVDAGAMHRDGHVFRVSANGVWLTEAVPPAYLRFPGPH
- a CDS encoding MerR family transcriptional regulator, with amino-acid sequence MSDEPAGAVYRIEDLAHHSGATVRTIRAYQDRGLLPRPERRGRANVYADAHLARLRQIADLLDRGYTLASIKELLEAWDTGRGLGGILGLVAEVDGPWTDERAVRISRAELDERFGGRPDDAAVADAVELGVLERMPGSEDSFLVPSPQELSVAVELYAAGVPLSAISGHLRELRVKVEHIASRFLEFTTEHVFARYLGEHPPTDAEAAEAASLVRRLRPLAQQTVDAELARAMRLFATRQLREHFGPEQPPEQREETCPVELPVTTTRAVERLVGTEQVAAFVAAAAERELQARTLDRLATNHAASTMIDETP
- a CDS encoding M24 family metallopeptidase, with translation MTTAVAGGLSAELRGFREVQRLAYDCAEAVAAQLRPGVTEREAARMQRDWLRERGVRDWFHLPFAWFGDRTAFVGFRVPPQFFPTGRRLEPGMPFILDLAPVHGGFTADVGYSGSLGLNPLQDRLLADLEAHRELILREVRERRPLREIYQDVDRLMVRQGYANRHRAYPFGVIAHKVDRVKERSWSPRLFGFGTQSLKGLAADALHGHRDGWSPLWSPYRFSDHPPRLGLWAVEPHLGFRGTGAKFEEILVVTDSRDPEQSAFWLDDDLPHVRRWAEEK